The following coding sequences are from one Gossypium hirsutum isolate 1008001.06 chromosome A12, Gossypium_hirsutum_v2.1, whole genome shotgun sequence window:
- the LOC107933446 gene encoding putative glycerol-3-phosphate transporter 1 has protein sequence MASLSELPALRNYSKPFGIRFLEYIKRGKLSYKTHQAIVLIVTFLAYTCYHATRKTTSIVKSALDPQSPDVSLKFPWRMTYLSSPAEKKRFSWVLGDGWAPFNGSDGSALLGELDVAFLAVYALGMYFSGHLGDRMNLRVFLTVGMVGTGLFTSLFGVGYWAKIHSFYYFLIVQMIAGLFQSTGWPSVVAVVGNWFGKKKRGLIMGIWNAHTSVGNIAGSLIASALLSYGWGWSFVVPGLLIAFVGLLVFLFLPVSPESVGADKEEDEMGSPRKIGEGVTEPLLGSDAEIKETAVGFIEAWKIPGVAPFAFCLFFAKLVAYTFLYWLPYYISHTAIEGKYFSSETAGNLSTFFDIGGVLGGILAGHISDRLDARAITAATFMYCAIPALYFYRTYGHISLVMNIALMFICGMFVNGPYALITTAVSADLGTHSSLRGNSKALATVTAIIDGTGSVGAAIGPLLTGYISAKSWSAVFTMLMGAALIAGLLLTRLLVAEVVARISESRSQAGGSQSTSQDEELGV, from the exons ATGGCTTCGCTAAGTGAATTGCCAGCTTTGAGAAATTATAGCAAGCCTTTTGGAATTCGTTTCCTAGAATACATTAAGAGAGGAAAGCTTTCCTATAAAACTCATCAAGCAATTGTGTTGATCGTAACATTTTTGGCTTACACTTGCTACCATGCGACAAGGAAAACAACAAGCATTGTGAAGAGTGCTCTCGATCCTCAATCACCTGATGTAAGCTTGAAGTTCCCATGGAGGATGACATACCTCAGTTCACCTgctgaaaaaaaaagattttcttGGGTTTTAGGAGACGGTTGGGCACCATTTAATGGATCCGATGGTTCGGCCTTGCTCGGTGAACTGGACGTGGCGTTCCTCGCGGTATATGCTTTAGGAATGTACTTTTCCGGTCACTTAGGTGACAGGATGAATTTAAGGGTCTTTTTGACAGTAGGAATGGTTGGAACTGGCTTGTTTACTTCACTATTTGGTGTTGGGTACTGGGCTAAAATCCACAGTTTTTACTACTTCCTTATAGTACAAATGATTGCTGGTTTATTTCAATCAACGGGATGGCCCTCAGTTGTTGCAGTGGTGGGTAACTGGTTTGGGAAGAAAAAGAGAGGTTTGATTATGGGCATATGGAATGCTCACACATCTGTTGGGAACATTGCTGGTTCATTGATTGCTTCAGCACTATTGAGCTATGGATGGGGTTGGTCCTTTGTTGTGCCTGGTCTGCTCATTGCTTTCGTGGGCTTGTTGGTTTTCCTTTTTCTGCCTGTTAGCCCCGAATCGGTCGGAGCTgataaagaagaagatgaaatggGTTCTCCTAGGAAGATCGGAGAGGGAGTAACAGAGCCTCTATTAGGCTCAGATGCTGAGATCAAGGAAACAGCTGTGGGGTTCATTGAAGCTTGGAAAATCCCCGGGGTTGCTCCTTTTGCTTTTTGCCTCTTCTTTGCCAAATTGGTCGCTTACACATTTCTCTATTGGCTCCCATACTACATTAGCCATACAG CGATCGAGGGAAAATATTTTTCGAGTGAGACAGCCGGAAACTTGTCAACATTCTTTGATATTGGAGGGGTGCTCGGAGGAATCTTAGCCGGACACATTTCGGATCGCCTAGATGCCAGAGCCATAACAGCAGCAACTTTCATGTACTGCGCGATCCCTGCTCTCTATTTCTATCGTACTTACGGGCACATCTCCTTGGTAATGAACATAGCCCTCATGTTCATTTGCGGCATGTTTGTAAATGGTCCCTATGCTCTCATAACAACCGCTGTGTCGGCCGACCTAGGAACGCACAGTTCGTTAAGGGGGAACTCAAAGGCATTGGCAACCGTGACAGCAATCATAGATGGAACAGGTTCAGTTGGTGCTGCAATTGGACCACTTCTAACTGGCTACATTTCTGCTAAGAGCTGGAGTGCGGTTTTCACGATGCTCATGGGAGCAGCTCTAATTGCAGGACTGTTGTTGACAAGGTTATTGGTGGCTGAGGTGGTTGCAAGGATTTCTGAATCAAGGTCCCAAGCAGGAGGATCCCAATCAACATCTCAAGATGAAGAACTGGGTGTATGA